From a region of the Panthera uncia isolate 11264 chromosome B1, Puncia_PCG_1.0, whole genome shotgun sequence genome:
- the LOC125923992 gene encoding tripartite motif-containing protein 60-like, producing the protein MEFVTALEDLQTGASCPICLDYLKDPVTINCGHNFCLSCISISWKDLNDTFPCPFCRHCFPERKFTSNPQLGNLIEIAKLLQVRRSKRKRKEEKLICEKHNQVLTFFCQKDLEVLCPQCSFSTDHRNHYIWPIEKAAPHHRKRLENCIEPWKERIEQVEKVIMMQTRKSLELKKKVEYRREEIKSEFEQLLLFLKNEQETVLRQLQDDEVDILTKLNENLTTFSNHLSTLKYLLKEIEGKYMKSGLEFLTDVKSIYHRYKTLKSPEPFSFQLKEYGYHLPPQYSGLNKIIKRFQVDLILDPETAHRRLIISEDRKTVQYGNKMHSLPHNPRRFYLCPAVLGSGGYNSGRQYWEVDVKDKPEWIVGVCRDSLPRRRKNQNQPILVQDGLWGIGRCSQSNYIALGPKKINLLPKVIPRKIGIFLDCELCEISFYNLSDRSLLYIFNYYFTETLWPYFYTGTDSKPLKICTVTDSE; encoded by the coding sequence ATGGAGTTTGTGACAGCCCTAGAAGACCTCCAAACAGGGGCTAGCTGCCCCATCTGTCTGGACTACTTGAAAGACCCAGTGACCATCAACTGTGGGCATAACTTCTGTCTCTCTTGCATCAGTATCTCCTGGAAGGATCTAAATGATACTTTCCCCTGTCCCTTTTGCCGTCATTGCTTTCCAGAAAGGAAGTTCACAAGCAATCCCCAGCTGGGCAATTTGATTGAAATTGCTAAGCTACTACAGGTAAGAAGaagcaagaggaagaggaaagaagagaagcttATATGTGAAAAGCATAATCAGGTTTTGACCTTTTTCTGTCAGAAGGACCTAGAAGTTTTATGTCCACAGTGTAGTTTCTCCACTGATCACCGGAATCACTACATTTGGCCCATAGAGAAGGCTGCTCCTCATCATAGGAAAAGATTAGAGAATTGCATTGAACCATGGAAGGAGAGAATTGAACAAGTGGAAAAGGTGATAATGATGCAAACCAGAAAATCATTGGAACTGAAGAAGAAGGTGGAATataggagggaagaaataaagtcTGAATTTGAGCAACTTTtgttgtttctcaaaaatgagcaAGAGACTGTTCTTCGGCAATTACAAGATGACGaagtggacattttaacaaaactaaatgaaaaccTGACAACATTTTCAAATCATCTTTCCACATTAAAATATCTACTAAAGGAGATTGAGGGCAAATACATGAAGTCAGGGCTGGAATTTCTAACAGATGTTAAAAGTATCTACCATAGATATAAAACCTTAAAGTCCCCTGAACCTTTTTCATTCCAATTAAAGGAATATGGTTACCATCTTCCTCCACAATATTCTGGCCTAAACAAAATTATCAAGCGATTTCAAGTAGATCTAATTCTAGATCCTGAAACAGCACATCGTAGGCTTATTATCTCGGAAGATAGAAAAACTGTGCAATATGGAAATAAGATGCATAGCTTACCTCATAACCCAAGGAGGTTTTATCTCTGCCCGGCTGTTCTGGGTTCTGGGGGCTACAATTCTGGCAGGCAGTATTGGGAGGTGGATGTGAAAGATAAGCCTGAATGGATTGTTGGTGTCTGCAGAGACTCTCttcccagaaggagaaagaatcagaATCAACCAATTTTAGTGCAGGATGGATTATGGGGTATTGGGCGATGTAGTCAGAGTAATTATATTGCGTTGGgtcctaaaaaaattaatctgcTGCCAAAAGTAATACCCAGAAAGATTGGCATTTTTTTAGACTGTGAATTGTGTGAGATTTCTTTTTACAACTTGAGTGATAGAtctcttctctatatttttaactattattttacaGAAACACTCTGGCCTTATTTCTACACTGGAACAGACTCAAAACCTCTTAAAATCTGTACAGTAACAGATTCTGAATGA
- the LOC125922458 gene encoding tripartite motif-containing protein 75-like, giving the protein MAASSALAGLQAQANCPICLDYLRDPVTTECGHNFCRCCIRQSWADLSDSFPCPVCRHPGRERHLRSNAQLGRVIDVAKLLHISRSKRGRRDERHLCEKHNRVLTLFCEEDLQVLCPACVRPPDHRGHRVRPAEEAASQHRQRLGSYVEPLKRQLAVVQQLVATQDRRLLELGEQVQCHRQKLASEFEHLNRSVARQQEAVLSRLAEEEKDIQQKLCANITAFSDHVSTLRGLLKEVAERSVMSEVKLLTDLGGVRARCEHQEPPALYSFQLRREGCSLPPQYLALQKIIQRFRREVTLDPETAHPHLLVSEDRTSVTFVRERPSVPQHPKRLLTDPVVLGSEGFDGGRHYWEVQLGDKSEWAVGVCEDPLSWKGQRPLSGQNRRWTVQLQDGAYVAQGAVPVTLVLKEKPRGVGVYLDYELGEISFYSLNDRSHIHSFTDAFSQVLKPYFCVGRDPKPLTICAVRDLEG; this is encoded by the coding sequence ATGGCAGCGTCGTCAGCCCTGGCAGGACTCCAGGCACAAGCCAACTGCCCCATCTGTCTGGACTACCTGAGAGACCCCGTCACCACCGAATGTGGGCACAACTTCTGTCGCTGCTGCATCCGGCAATCCTGGGCTGATCTCAGCGACAGCTTCCCTTGCCCCGTCTGCCGCCACCCAGGCCGAGAGAGGCACTTGAGGAGCAACGCCCAGCTGGGAAGGGTGATCGACGTCGCCAAGCTCCTCCACATCAGCAGGAGCAAGAGGGGGAGGCGGGACGAGAGGCATCTGTGCGAGAAGCACAACCGGGTCCTGACCCTCTTCTGTGAGGAGGACCTACAGGTGTTGTGTCCCGCGTGCGTGCGGCCCCCTGACCACCGGGGCCACCGGGTGAGGCCCGCGGAGGAGGCCGCCTCCCAGCACAGGCAAAGGCTCGGCAGTTACGTGGAGCCCCTGAAGAGGCAGCTGGCAGTTGTGCAGCAGCTGGTAGCCACCCAAGACAGGAGACTCTTAGAGCTGGGAGAGCAGGTGCAATGCCACAGACAGAAGTTAGCCTCTGAGTTTGAGCACCTGAACCGGTCTGTAGCCCGGCAGCAAGAGGCAGTTCTGTCGAGGCTGGCCGAAGAGGAGAAGGACATTCAGCAGAAACTCTGTGCAAACATAACGGCGTTTTCAGACCACGTTTCCACCCTCCGAGGTCTCCTGAAGGAGGTGGCCGAGAGGAGTGTGATGTCAGAGGTGAAACTGCTGACGGACCTCGGGGGTGTCCGTGCCCGGTGTGAGCACCAGGAGCCCCCAGCTCTCTACTCTTTCCAGTTAAGGAGAGAAGGCTGCAGTCTCCCCCCGCAGTACTTGGCTCTGCAGAAGATCATACAGAGGTTCCGACGAGAAGTTACCCTGGATCCTGAAACAGCACATCCTCATCTGCTTGTGTCTGAGGATAGGACGTCTGTGACATTCGTGAGGGAAAGGCCAAGCGTCCCTCAGCATCCAAAGAGACTTCTGACGGATCCCGTCGTCCTGGGTTCCGAGGGCTTCGACGGGGGCCGACACTACTGGGAGGTGCAGCTGGGTGACAAGAGCGAGTGGGCCGTGGGGGTCTGTGAGGACCCCCTCTCCTGGAAGGGACAGCGGCCCCTGTCAGGACAGAACAGACGCTGGACAGTTCAGCTGCAGGATGGTGCCTATGTGGCACAAGGGGCTGTTCCTGTCACTCTTGTGTTGAAGGAAAAGCCCAGAGGGGTGGGCGTTTATCTGGACTATGAGTTGGGGGAGATTTCCTTTTACAGTTTGAACGACAGGTCTCACATCCATTCGTTCACCGATGCGTTTTCTCAAGTACTAAAGCCTTACTTCTGTGTGGGGCGGGACCCTAAACCTCTTACCATCTGTGCGGTAAGGGATCTTGAAGGATGA